TGACACTGCTGCTGTCGGTTCATCTCGGGCCGCTCGCGAGCACGCTGATCGCGTCGGTCCTGATGCTGGTCGCGATGATCGCGGCCTGGCCGCTCCTGCTGCGTAGCGCGCAGGTGCAGAATGGGCCGTTGTTCGTTTTGCCTCACGGAATCGTGCTGCTGCTCGCGCTGCTCGCCGCCGTTACTTTCCTGGTCGAAGGCGCCATGCTCGATTGGGGCGCGCTGCTCATCGTGGGCGCCGGCCTGGTGCCGGACACGCAAGGTGGCCTCGGCTACATGCTGTTCTCGATTGCGATGACCGCAGGACGGCTCGCCGGCGATGCCGTGGTGGCGCGGGTCGGCGATCGCGCCACGTTGGTCGTCGGCAGCATGCTGGCGATTACAGGCTTCGTCGTGCTGCTGATTGCACCGATCGCCGCCATTGCGATGGCCGGGTTCGTGCTCATCGGCCTCGGCGCCTCGAACCTGGTGCCGGTGCTGTTTCGCCGGGCGGGCTCGCAACAAGCGATGCCCGCGGGCCTAGCCGTGGCCGCAATCACCACCGCGGGTTACGCCGGCGTTCTGGTCGGGCCTGCCGGTGTCGGCTTCGTGGCACGGATCGCGAGCCTTCCGACGGCGTTCGCCATGCTCGGTGCGCTCCTTTGCCTCGTCACATTATCCGCGGGCATTGTGACGTCAGGCGACCGCTTCGGCGGACGCGGTACGTAAGGCGGGGCGCCGCATTTGTGAGTTGAGTTGTCATCACGGGCGGCTACCATGCCGTCCAAACGTTCCGGCGAAATGCCGGGAGGCATCGTTGAGGGGAGGCGACATGAGCGGCCAGGCACGGATGGTGAAGGGGTCGGATCTGTTTGTCGCTGCTCTCGAGAATGAGGGCGTCGACCGAATCTTCGGCGTTCCCGGCGAGGAAAATCTCGACCTGGTCGAGTCCTTGCGCAACTCCAAGATCGAATTGATCCTGACCCGCCACGAGCAGGCCGCTGCCTTTATGGCCGCTACCCATGGACGGTTGACGGGCAAGCCCGGCGTTTGTCTCTCCACGCTCGGCCCGGGTGCGCTCAACCTGTCGACGGGAGCGGCCTATGCACATCTTGGCGCGATGCCGATGATCATGATCACCGGCCAGAAGGCGATCATGAGCAGCCGGCAGGCGCGCTTCCAGATCGTCGATGTCGTTGCGAGCATGAAGCCGCTCACAAAACTGGCGCGGCAGATCGTCAGCGCGTCAAGCATTCCGACCGTGGTCCGCGACGCCTTCCGCGTTGCGATGGAGGAGAGGCCGGGGCCGGTGCATCTCGAACTGCCTGAGGACGTCGCGGGCGAAGAGGTGGCGTCCGTGCCGGTGGTCCCGGTGCATCCGATCGAGATTCCCGTCGCCCATCGCGCCGCGCTCGATCGTGCCGCCGAGATGATTTTGGCGGCGAAACGGCCGCTGGTCATGATGGGCGCGGCGACCAGTCGGCCGCGGTCGACCCACGGCATCGCGAATTTCGTGCGGCGGACGCAGATCCCGTTCTTCACCACGCAAATGGGCAAGGGCACCGTTCCCGGCGGCACCAATCTCTATATGGGCACCGCGGCGTTGTCCGAGCGTGACTATGTCCACGAGGCCATCGACGCCGCCGACCTGATCATCGCGATCGGCCACGACGCGATCGAGAAGCCGCCCTTCATCATGGGGCCGTCGGGCCCGAAGGTGATCCACGTCAGCTACACGCCGGCGAGCGTCGAGCAGGTCTATTTCCCCGATGCGGAGGTCGTCGGCGACGTCGGTCCGAGCCTCGAATTGCTGGCCGACCGCCTCGAAGGCCGGCTGCCGGATGCCGGCGCGCTGCTGCCTTTGCGCGAGCAGATTCTCAGCCATATCGCCGATCGCGCGACTGAATCGCGCTGGCCGCCGACGCCGCAACGGATCGTGCACGACATCCGGCAGGTGATGCCGGAGAACGGCATCGTCGCGCTCGACAACGGCATGTACAAGATCTGGTTCGCACGCAACTACCGCACCAGGGTCGCCAACACGCTGCTGCTCGACAATGCGCTGGCGACGATGGGCGCCGGCCTGCCGTCGGCGATGATGGCCGCGATGTTGTATCCCGAGCGCCGTGTGCTCGCGGTCGCGGGCGATGGCGGCTTCATGATGAACAGCCAGGAGATGGAGACCGCTGTCCGGCTCAAGCTCAATCTCGTCGTGCTCATCCTTCAGGACAACGCCTACGGCATGATCCGGTGGAAGCAGGCGGTCGATCACTTTGCTGACTTTGGTCTTACTTTCGGCAATCCCGACTTCGTCCTGTACGCGAAATCCTACGGCGCCGAGGGCCATCGCATCGAGACGATCGACAGTTTCGTGCCGACGCTCGATGGCGCCTTCAGGAAGGGTGGCGTGCACCTGATCTCGATCCCGATCGACTATTCGGAGAATGTGCGGGTGCTGGTCGATGAGCTCAGGGCCCGCGACAAGCAGACGTAGTTTCAAACATGGACTGAAAGCGAGGAATCGGAATGACGCGCGTGCGCTGTATCACCGAGATGGGTATGGGCGTCGACGTCCATGGCAAGGACGCGACCAAGGCGGCCAGGCGCGCGGTGTCGGATGCGATCAGGCATTCGAGCCTCGGATTCTTCCGCATGCTCGGCAAGACCGCCAACGACATGTTCGTCGACGTCACCATCTCGGTGCCGAATCCGGAAGCCGTCGACAAGGAGGCGGTGGCCAAGGAGCTGCCTTACGGCACTGTGACCGTCAATGCAGTGAAGGGCGGCCTCGAAATTCCGGCCGAGCAGGGCGGCGACGCCATCATCATCGCCAATGCGGCCGTGATCGTGAGTCTCGATAAGGAATAGAGCCCGTGTCCGATTCCGATTTGGCGCTGCTGGACCGGCCGATCTGGAGCGCACTGACAACACGACAGCGGGATCTGGCGCAAGGCGGTGCGCGGGCGCTGCGCTATCCGTCGGCGATCGGGCCCTTCGCCGACGTGGTCGATCTGTCGCCAGCGAGCTATGCGGAGCTCGGCGAGTTGATGTTGCCGTCCGAATATGTCGCGCTTTTCACGCATGAGGCGGTGGCCGCGCCGGCGGGCCTCAAGGTGCTGCTGGCCGAGACGGGCGAGCAGATGATCGGCACGCCCTTCGAGAGCCCGCTTCACGGTGCCGAGATCGTCACGCTCGGGGTCGATGACGTTCCGGCGATGGTGGCGTTGACCGCGTTGACCAAGCCCGGTCCGTTCAGCAAACGCACGCACGAGCTCGGAACGTTTCTCGGTATTCGCGTCGGTGGCGAACTGGTCGCGATGGCCGGCGAACGGATGAAGCCCGGCAATTATACGGAGATGACGGCGATCTGCGTGCATCCCGATCACCGCGGACGCGGCTATGCGCAGGTGCTGCTTGGAGCGATCGCGCGCCATATCGTGGCGCGGGGCGACACTCCCTTCCTGCACGTGTTTTCCAACAACGCGTCGGCGATCGCGCTCTACCAGCGGCAGGGGATGAGCATCCGCCGCCGCCTGCATGTTACCGTGCTTCAGAAGGAGGAATGAGGCCCGGTGGCGCTTGCGACCCGGCTCCTTGGCTCAGGTCTTGTAGTCAACGAGCAGCGAGCTCGACGCAGAGGAGGACGATGCGTTGCCGCTGGAGCTGTAGGAGGTCGACTGGCTGGTCGCATTCTGAAGCAGTGCGATCAGCTCCTTCATGAGGTCAGCGGTGCTGGTGGAGGACGAGCTGGACGAGGAGCTGTCGGTGCTGCTCGTGCTCGACGTCGAGCTCGAACTGTCGCTGCTGCCGTCCGGAGGCGGAGGCGGAGCGCCGGCTCCGTTGGAGAACGTGTTGGCGAACACATTTTTCAGCTCATCCGCCTGGTCGCTGGTCAGCTTGCCGCTCGACACCTCGTTCTGGATGAGATCGTCAATTTTCGACTGCATCTCGTCGGGCGAAGGCGGTGTCGAGGAGCTCGAGCTGGAGCTGCTGCTCTTCATCGCGGAATCGATGTCGTCGAGCGCGGACGAGAGTGCAGACTCGTCGCTCGAGCTGATCGTGCCCGCGGAGACTTCCTTGGTGAGCTCGCTCTTGAGCATGTCGAGCGGAGAATAACTACTGGTCGAGGTCGCAGAGATTGAGGTCATTGCCGGTCACCCGTGGTTGAATTGAGATACGCCTAACATGGGTGTGAGGCTAAAGGTCGCGCCCTTAACGGGGGCTTGCCCAGGTGTTGCCAGGATGGTTGCGGGGCTTTTCGTTGTGTTGCTCGCAGCCGGATGAACACGCGGCGAAACAAAAATGTCGGCGCTCGCGTGCGCAGGCGCCGGTTCGAAGGAAGGGCTTTCCTGCCTGGGATTCGGCGTTATATCCATTTCAACCAGCTCAGGGAGGCAGCAGCAGATGGACGCCAGGACACGTGATTTTTCCGCCGCACGGACGGCGATGCAGCGCTACGTCGATCAGGAGATCGTCGCCGGCGTATCCTGGGCGGTGCTGCGCGGGCGCGATGTGGTCGATCAGCAATGTGTAGGGCTGGCCGATCGCGAGGCGAACGTCGCGCTCAAGCCAGATCATATCTTCCGAGCCTTCTCCAACACCAAGATCATCGTCACCTGCGCGATCATGCTGCTGGTGGAGGAAGGTCGCATCGGCCTTGATGACCCCGTCGAAAAGTTCCTGCCGCAGCTCGGCAATCGCAAGGTGCTGAAGCAGGGGGCAACGAGCCTGGCCGATGCCGAGCCGACGCGCAGCCCGATTACGATCCGCCAGTTGCTGACGCATACCTCGGGCCTGAGCTACGGGATATTCGATCCCGGCACGGTGCTGTTCAAGGGCTACAACGAGGCGCGCGTCCTCAATCCGCTGACGCCGCTGAGCGACATGATCGACGGGCTCGCCG
This region of Bradyrhizobium sp. CCGUVB1N3 genomic DNA includes:
- a CDS encoding GNAT family N-acetyltransferase translates to MSDSDLALLDRPIWSALTTRQRDLAQGGARALRYPSAIGPFADVVDLSPASYAELGELMLPSEYVALFTHEAVAAPAGLKVLLAETGEQMIGTPFESPLHGAEIVTLGVDDVPAMVALTALTKPGPFSKRTHELGTFLGIRVGGELVAMAGERMKPGNYTEMTAICVHPDHRGRGYAQVLLGAIARHIVARGDTPFLHVFSNNASAIALYQRQGMSIRRRLHVTVLQKEE
- a CDS encoding acetolactate synthase large subunit, which produces MVKGSDLFVAALENEGVDRIFGVPGEENLDLVESLRNSKIELILTRHEQAAAFMAATHGRLTGKPGVCLSTLGPGALNLSTGAAYAHLGAMPMIMITGQKAIMSSRQARFQIVDVVASMKPLTKLARQIVSASSIPTVVRDAFRVAMEERPGPVHLELPEDVAGEEVASVPVVPVHPIEIPVAHRAALDRAAEMILAAKRPLVMMGAATSRPRSTHGIANFVRRTQIPFFTTQMGKGTVPGGTNLYMGTAALSERDYVHEAIDAADLIIAIGHDAIEKPPFIMGPSGPKVIHVSYTPASVEQVYFPDAEVVGDVGPSLELLADRLEGRLPDAGALLPLREQILSHIADRATESRWPPTPQRIVHDIRQVMPENGIVALDNGMYKIWFARNYRTRVANTLLLDNALATMGAGLPSAMMAAMLYPERRVLAVAGDGGFMMNSQEMETAVRLKLNLVVLILQDNAYGMIRWKQAVDHFADFGLTFGNPDFVLYAKSYGAEGHRIETIDSFVPTLDGAFRKGGVHLISIPIDYSENVRVLVDELRARDKQT
- a CDS encoding Lin0512 family protein, with protein sequence MTRVRCITEMGMGVDVHGKDATKAARRAVSDAIRHSSLGFFRMLGKTANDMFVDVTISVPNPEAVDKEAVAKELPYGTVTVNAVKGGLEIPAEQGGDAIIIANAAVIVSLDKE
- a CDS encoding MFS transporter, giving the protein MHTLSADRPATRLATRLSFLVAGFGIACWAPLVPFAKERLVVDDGILGLLLLCLGIGSVAAMLLTGALSARYGSKPIVLAGGFGLAVILPWLVVASTPAALGLALFVFGAALGSIDVAMNIHAVEVERAATRPLMSGFHALFSIGGFAGSSLMTLLLSVHLGPLASTLIASVLMLVAMIAAWPLLLRSAQVQNGPLFVLPHGIVLLLALLAAVTFLVEGAMLDWGALLIVGAGLVPDTQGGLGYMLFSIAMTAGRLAGDAVVARVGDRATLVVGSMLAITGFVVLLIAPIAAIAMAGFVLIGLGASNLVPVLFRRAGSQQAMPAGLAVAAITTAGYAGVLVGPAGVGFVARIASLPTAFAMLGALLCLVTLSAGIVTSGDRFGGRGT